In a single window of the Methanolobus psychrophilus R15 genome:
- a CDS encoding IS1 transposase, protein MTDNWKAYAEFLPDEVHTRSKAETYTVEGYNSIFRHFLARLRRKTKCYTKSLEMLKYSVLLLMKYRNNELTILN, encoded by the coding sequence ATGACCGATAACTGGAAAGCATATGCAGAGTTTCTTCCAGATGAGGTTCATACACGATCAAAAGCAGAAACCTATACAGTGGAAGGATATAACAGCATATTCAGGCACTTTCTGGCAAGATTACGAAGAAAAACAAAATGTTATACTAAGAGTCTTGAAATGCTAAAATACTCTGTTCTTCTTTTGATGAAGTATAGAAATAATGAACTAACTATACTTAATTAA
- a CDS encoding outer membrane protein produces MSQENKSYYVIIALSIVLVLMSVAIYAVSQNASEKDPANTISMNGYAEQKVVPDTATLSIGVVVQNSTAKGAADENAALMSAVIRELKALGLQDKEIQTSYVSVYPEYNYDGKPVIVGYSASNNVQITTTNLDKLGDIIDRSTAAGANQIGSISFSVSNDMQKKLREELVNAAVADAASKADMLAGSLGVEITGVQTSSISENGAPRMYYAMIEEAKDSGAGSTPIQPGESTVSMSVQVTYYIG; encoded by the coding sequence ATGTCACAAGAAAATAAATCTTATTATGTTATCATTGCACTTTCAATTGTTCTGGTGCTGATGTCAGTAGCGATATACGCTGTTTCACAGAACGCATCTGAAAAGGATCCAGCAAATACTATTTCCATGAACGGGTACGCTGAACAAAAAGTTGTGCCTGATACCGCAACATTGAGTATTGGTGTTGTGGTCCAGAACTCAACAGCAAAGGGAGCTGCCGATGAGAATGCGGCCTTGATGAGCGCTGTTATCAGAGAGCTAAAAGCTCTTGGATTGCAGGACAAAGAAATCCAGACATCCTATGTTTCCGTGTATCCTGAATACAACTACGATGGCAAGCCAGTTATTGTCGGGTACTCAGCTTCCAATAACGTGCAGATCACAACCACAAATCTCGATAAGCTAGGTGATATCATCGACAGGTCCACGGCTGCCGGAGCCAATCAGATAGGAAGCATTTCCTTCTCAGTTTCAAATGATATGCAAAAAAAGCTTCGTGAAGAGCTTGTAAATGCAGCAGTTGCTGATGCGGCATCAAAAGCCGATATGCTTGCCGGAAGCCTGGGTGTTGAGATAACTGGTGTGCAGACATCATCTATAAGTGAGAATGGCGCCCCCAGAATGTACTACGCAATGATAGAAGAAGCAAAGGACTCAGGAGCAGGTTCTACTCCAATTCAGCCTGGCGAGTCTACCGTTTCAATGTCAGTACAGGTTACATACTACATTGGATAA
- a CDS encoding cobalamin synthesis protein, P47K: MKVMIIGGFLGSGKTTTLRSLGRHLVEKGHKIAIIVNEIGEVGVDGETISGSGLVTKELTSGCICCSLRISMEYTLQTLVEEYNPDIVIIEPTGIAFPMQIKEHIELMDVEDLSFSPVVSLVDASRINMEISQVPVFIANQIKESEIVCINKIDLVDAQTVASVTRTVMQLNPDALVIEFSAKKMDDKFRMFIDLLAGESEAEHTGADLNSIEMSGVGSYSGEYSLRADKLHSDRITSMLVHLLEEIKSRLMEINPEFIGHVKMTLKFREGLIKANLTSAHGEPFVEILDETGDDEQHLKLLSAVTLVPPDKLSGIIESSISKVLGNEGINFEKKAQQGQKPINL, encoded by the coding sequence ATGAAAGTGATGATCATAGGTGGCTTCCTTGGAAGCGGGAAAACGACAACTTTGCGGAGTCTTGGCAGGCACCTTGTGGAGAAAGGCCACAAGATAGCCATAATTGTCAATGAGATCGGCGAGGTTGGTGTGGACGGCGAGACCATATCAGGCAGCGGTCTGGTCACAAAGGAGCTCACAAGCGGCTGCATCTGCTGTTCCCTGCGCATCAGCATGGAATATACCCTGCAGACACTTGTGGAAGAGTATAATCCCGATATTGTCATAATAGAGCCTACAGGCATAGCTTTCCCCATGCAGATAAAGGAGCACATCGAGCTTATGGATGTTGAGGATCTTTCCTTCTCACCAGTAGTTTCCCTGGTGGATGCCAGCAGGATAAACATGGAAATCAGCCAGGTGCCGGTATTCATAGCCAACCAGATAAAGGAATCGGAAATAGTATGCATTAACAAGATCGACCTTGTGGATGCGCAAACCGTGGCTTCGGTAACCAGGACCGTCATGCAGCTTAATCCCGATGCACTGGTGATCGAGTTTTCTGCAAAGAAAATGGATGACAAGTTCCGCATGTTCATAGATCTGCTTGCAGGGGAGAGCGAGGCGGAACACACAGGAGCCGACCTGAACTCCATTGAAATGTCAGGGGTTGGCAGCTATTCAGGAGAGTACTCCCTGCGGGCTGACAAACTGCATTCAGACAGGATCACTTCCATGCTTGTGCATCTTCTGGAGGAAATCAAATCCCGGTTGATGGAGATCAACCCCGAGTTCATTGGTCATGTGAAGATGACCCTTAAGTTCAGGGAAGGACTCATCAAGGCAAATCTTACATCGGCGCATGGAGAACCATTTGTGGAAATACTGGATGAGACCGGGGATGACGAACAGCACCTGAAGTTACTTTCTGCTGTGACCCTTGTGCCCCCGGATAAGCTTTCAGGGATAATTGAAAGCTCTATCAGCAAGGTCCTGGGGAATGAAGGCATCAACTTCGAGAAGAAAGCACAGCAGGGGCAAAAGCCCATAAACCTGTGA